The following coding sequences are from one Gemmatimonadota bacterium window:
- a CDS encoding adenine phosphoribosyltransferase, translated as MDLKEFIREVPDFPKAGILFKDITTLIGDADALRATIEQLAHPYRNGAVDLVVGIESRGFIFGTALARELGVGFVPIRKPGKLPADAISAEYELEYGTDRIEIHTDAIAKGQKVAIVDDLLATGGTMAAACQLVSELKGKIVGISFVIELDYLNGREKLGNWPIHTLIHY; from the coding sequence GTGGACTTAAAAGAATTTATTCGCGAGGTGCCAGACTTTCCCAAAGCGGGTATCTTGTTCAAAGATATTACGACTCTGATTGGTGATGCAGATGCGCTTCGCGCGACGATAGAACAACTTGCACACCCCTATCGCAATGGGGCTGTTGATCTCGTTGTGGGGATTGAGTCGCGTGGATTTATTTTTGGGACAGCACTCGCGCGTGAACTCGGTGTGGGATTTGTGCCGATCCGCAAACCCGGCAAGCTGCCAGCAGACGCGATTTCTGCGGAATATGAATTGGAATACGGAACAGATAGGATTGAGATTCACACAGACGCAATCGCCAAAGGCCAAAAGGTCGCTATTGTGGATGATTTACTCGCAACCGGTGGCACAATGGCTGCTGCGTGTCAGCTTGTATCTGAACTCAAAGGAAAAATCGTCGGTATCTCTTTTGTTATTGAATTGGACTATTTAAACGGACGCGAAAAGCTCGGGAATTGGCCCATTCACACGCTGATTCACTATTGA
- a CDS encoding type II toxin-antitoxin system Phd/YefM family antitoxin, with product MDVYTYSEARQKLSSVLDKAESSGKVLIRRQDGRIYALVPERPTGSPLDVPSIKADISTQEIVTLVRQERGRIRGWRQRTQ from the coding sequence ATGGACGTATATACGTATTCAGAAGCCAGGCAAAAACTCTCCAGTGTGCTGGACAAAGCTGAGTCGTCAGGTAAGGTTCTTATACGCAGACAAGACGGCAGGATTTATGCCCTGGTGCCGGAGCGTCCCACCGGGTCACCGCTGGATGTTCCTTCAATCAAGGCAGACATCTCTACACAGGAAATCGTCACACTTGTCAGGCAAGAGAGAGGTAGAATAAGAGGGTGGCGTCAACGCACCCAATAA
- a CDS encoding WG repeat-containing protein, whose protein sequence is MNKLLYILICSTLLFSSSDAEQGEIEYVIIPQFDRAYSFSEGLAGVKIGDKWGYVNKEGQYVIIPQFDRAYSFSEGLAGVKIGDKWGYVNKEGQYVIIPQFDRAYSFSEGLAGVKIGDKWGYINKEGQYVIIPQLDEIWYFSEGLAYVKIGDKYGYINKEGQYVFQPQFDDACFSFSEGLARVKIGDKWGYVNKEGQYVFQPQFDSAWPFSEGLAPVKIGDKWGYVNKEEQYVIQPQFDSAGSFSEGLAPVKIGDRWGYINQDAFEK, encoded by the coding sequence ATGAACAAGCTATTATACATCCTGATTTGCTCAACATTGCTATTTTCAAGCTCCGATGCGGAACAGGGCGAGATAGAATATGTTATCATTCCACAATTTGACCGTGCTTATTCTTTTTCAGAAGGTTTAGCTGGTGTGAAAATTGGTGACAAGTGGGGGTATGTCAATAAGGAAGGACAATATGTTATCATTCCACAATTTGACCGTGCTTATTCTTTTTCAGAAGGTTTAGCTGGTGTGAAAATTGGTGACAAGTGGGGGTATGTCAATAAGGAAGGACAATATGTTATCATTCCACAATTTGACCGTGCTTATTCTTTTTCAGAAGGTTTAGCTGGTGTGAAAATTGGTGACAAGTGGGGGTATATCAATAAGGAAGGACAATATGTTATCATTCCACAACTTGACGAAATCTGGTATTTTTCAGAAGGTTTAGCTTATGTGAAAATTGGTGACAAGTATGGGTATATCAATAAGGAAGGGCAATATGTTTTCCAGCCGCAATTTGACGATGCCTGCTTTTCTTTTTCAGAAGGTTTAGCTCGTGTGAAAATTGGTGACAAGTGGGGGTATGTCAATAAGGAAGGGCAATATGTTTTCCAGCCGCAATTTGACTCTGCTTGGCCTTTTTCAGAAGGTTTAGCTCCTGTGAAGATTGGTGACAAGTGGGGGTATGTCAATAAGGAAGAGCAATATGTTATCCAGCCGCAATTTGACTCTGCTGGGTCTTTTTCAGAAGGTTTAGCTCCTGTGAAGATTGGTGATAGGTGGGGATATATCAATCAGGATGCTTTTGAAAAATGA
- a CDS encoding phytanoyl-CoA dioxygenase family protein, with amino-acid sequence MEREFQERVVKIEPPKHHFVFLIAPDGSMLGLDESSELALHDEADDRVIWDRTPEGIKHVATGKDVSSNIDEDVCTLSIGSDDMTFTTYHGPEKLPSEYLEHLKREGWVCLTCILPPDILEDMERVAGTDRYEHLEMNTDIPRICQSVSVARATIEPISIWLARQYMGARDLHLSHPPGFRIEYPDDGKRKLGGWHSDFPYSASTGGNEPPDRKGPIKAMQRNVCVSDFTRIRGATAFKLGSHLSDTPPPPEWNDTQASRFPYHGPEADVIEAPSGSVILYDARMWHRAGINRSQQKRAAMLQSFQAPDVLPKNDTTATYERLVESPIFNELNDREQKDITALLTNKPTIG; translated from the coding sequence ATGGAACGGGAATTTCAGGAGCGTGTCGTAAAGATAGAGCCTCCAAAGCATCACTTCGTATTTCTGATTGCACCTGACGGTTCTATGCTCGGCCTTGATGAAAGTAGCGAACTCGCCTTGCACGACGAAGCCGACGATCGTGTGATCTGGGATCGCACACCAGAAGGCATAAAGCACGTGGCAACCGGTAAAGATGTATCCAGCAATATCGATGAGGATGTCTGCACATTGTCTATCGGTTCAGACGATATGACCTTCACCACCTATCACGGCCCTGAAAAATTGCCGTCTGAATATCTCGAACACTTAAAGCGCGAAGGGTGGGTCTGTCTGACCTGTATTCTGCCACCAGACATTTTAGAAGATATGGAACGCGTCGCCGGTACAGATCGTTACGAACACCTGGAAATGAACACCGACATACCCAGGATATGTCAGAGTGTCTCTGTTGCCAGAGCAACCATTGAGCCCATCTCCATTTGGTTGGCCAGGCAGTATATGGGAGCCCGCGATTTACACCTCTCGCATCCACCCGGTTTTAGAATCGAGTACCCGGATGATGGCAAAAGAAAATTGGGCGGTTGGCACTCTGATTTTCCCTATTCGGCGTCAACCGGTGGCAATGAGCCTCCCGACAGAAAGGGACCCATTAAGGCCATGCAACGCAATGTCTGTGTGTCTGACTTTACCAGGATTCGCGGTGCAACAGCATTTAAACTGGGCTCACATCTATCAGATACGCCACCACCACCAGAGTGGAACGACACACAAGCGAGTCGCTTTCCCTATCACGGCCCTGAAGCCGATGTGATAGAAGCGCCCAGTGGTAGCGTTATCCTCTACGATGCCAGGATGTGGCATCGAGCAGGCATCAACCGCAGCCAGCAGAAAAGAGCTGCAATGCTACAATCGTTTCAAGCACCAGATGTTCTGCCCAAAAACGACACCACAGCCACGTATGAACGCCTCGTGGAGAGTCCCATTTTCAATGAACTAAATGATAGAGAACAGAAGGATATAACAGCGCTGCTGACCAACAAGCCAACAATCGGTTGA
- a CDS encoding sulfatase-like hydrolase/transferase, whose product MANQKLLNFIFFQPDEMRAESLGCYGHPLIKTPNYDRLAAEGIRFDQCHVQNAQCTPSRVSMMTGLYPHCAGHRSMWHLIRPHEPHLFKYLHEAGYDIHWFGKNDMLAPGSLSCIKEYYEHKDDKRKNRWQSGDKEFYSFDYLPLDCEREEVADYVKVKSGIDFLRNRNDDDNPFFLFLPLLQPHPSYTTHPDFYDMYDPKDIPDLRPPDLDKKPDFYTLIRKYRRLDELSDAFFRKLNAAYLGMISFTDWLLGELMAVMEEKGLFENTVLIVSSDHGDWAGDYGLVEKWPSDYSDTLTHVPLLVKAPGNKAGHVVEGPVEMFDIMPSVLELAGLSTTHTHFARSFVPQLHGEAEDKNRLVFAEGGYEPQEPHVFEGRWNLWNKNPEQDSIYLPKGKLQQEIPESVCRTTMIRSLNHKLIRRTAGQDELYDLENDPRELENLIDDPGMQETKSDLERAMLDWFMKTSDTVPVGGDPRGFPLEK is encoded by the coding sequence ATGGCCAACCAAAAACTACTGAATTTCATATTTTTTCAGCCCGACGAAATGCGAGCCGAAAGTTTGGGCTGTTACGGTCATCCATTGATCAAAACCCCAAATTACGATCGCCTCGCAGCAGAAGGCATTCGCTTTGATCAATGCCATGTGCAAAATGCCCAGTGTACGCCTTCCAGAGTTTCGATGATGACGGGGCTTTATCCTCACTGTGCCGGACATCGCTCCATGTGGCATCTGATCAGACCTCACGAACCCCATCTTTTTAAATATCTCCATGAAGCTGGCTACGATATTCACTGGTTTGGCAAAAACGATATGCTCGCGCCCGGAAGTTTGTCCTGCATCAAAGAATATTATGAACACAAAGACGACAAAAGAAAGAACCGCTGGCAAAGTGGCGACAAAGAATTCTATAGCTTTGACTATCTCCCCCTCGACTGCGAAAGAGAAGAGGTTGCCGACTATGTGAAAGTCAAATCGGGAATCGATTTTTTGCGCAATCGCAATGACGATGACAATCCCTTCTTTTTATTTTTGCCACTTCTCCAACCCCATCCAAGTTATACCACCCACCCTGATTTTTACGACATGTATGATCCCAAAGATATACCGGATTTGCGACCTCCAGACCTGGACAAAAAGCCAGATTTCTACACGCTCATCAGGAAATACCGTCGCCTTGATGAATTGTCAGATGCTTTCTTTCGAAAGTTGAATGCCGCTTATCTCGGCATGATCAGTTTTACCGACTGGCTTCTCGGAGAGCTGATGGCTGTTATGGAGGAGAAGGGCCTTTTTGAAAATACGGTTCTCATTGTTTCATCTGATCACGGTGACTGGGCAGGCGACTATGGCCTCGTTGAAAAATGGCCCAGTGATTACAGCGATACACTGACGCACGTACCGCTATTGGTCAAAGCACCCGGTAACAAAGCAGGTCATGTGGTTGAAGGCCCCGTTGAAATGTTTGACATCATGCCATCCGTTCTGGAACTGGCCGGTCTTTCGACCACACACACGCATTTCGCCAGATCCTTTGTGCCTCAACTCCACGGAGAAGCAGAAGACAAAAACAGATTGGTATTCGCAGAAGGGGGCTATGAGCCCCAAGAACCGCATGTGTTTGAAGGACGATGGAACTTGTGGAATAAAAATCCCGAGCAGGATAGCATCTATTTGCCCAAAGGCAAATTGCAACAAGAAATACCCGAAAGTGTCTGCCGCACGACCATGATCAGGAGTTTGAATCACAAACTTATTCGACGCACAGCCGGTCAGGACGAATTATACGATCTGGAGAATGATCCACGAGAGTTAGAAAATTTGATTGATGATCCTGGTATGCAAGAGACAAAATCAGACCTGGAAAGAGCCATGCTCGATTGGTTTATGAAAACCTCTGATACGGTTCCTGTGGGCGGAGATCCAAGAGGCTTTCCGCTTGAAAAATAG
- a CDS encoding arylsulfatase, with protein sequence MMESNFRGKIGISYKDSEPDWLSPPSSDGTPNVLVILLDDTGFGNLGCYGSTIETPNMDALAANGLRYNNFHVTPLCSPTRASLLTGRNHHAVGMSTIVDGGDAGFPNRRSRVSRHAATLAEMLSEEGFATFALGKWHLNPSTQNSAGGSHAEWPLQRGFDRFYGFLPGATDQFYPELTYDNHPVSPSKTPEEGYHLTEDLVDHAIEFVNDLKAMRPETPFFMYFAPGAMHNPHQAPKEYIEKYRGRFDEGWDVIRERYFQKQTELGIIPDGTRLPPRNPGVQPWETLSQNEKNFVCRLQETWAGFLEHTDAQIGRLIEHLRAIDQLDNTLLILTADNGTSQNGGPYGVMNIGPSPLRNATNDGQTIGGKTGRALPEEDFDAIQEKLDDIGSPHSYTDIPWGWAQVGNTPLPWYKQDTHAGGVRVPMIIHYPLSIKDAGGVRGQFHFVSDLTPTILEVLNLQPRSCYRGYDQMPITGTSMAYTFDDRDCPTQKPVQYFEMMGNRALWLDGWMAVTRHDPDDDYNDDEWELYYLDEDFSQSNNLAKAEPDQLKKLIERWWVEAGRYGVLPLRSGLPPRPTTAEPDSLTYHFVPPMARIASKQSPALEQGNWSLTAEVEILPETEGVIYAQGKSLDGFSLFIQNGTLCFVYNALGQTISGRSTTTLPNGRITVGAAFETADDGTGTITLTGDGETIGSIQIPDATRRSKMRGVEVGRNRHSPIASVYRTPFEFTGVIHFVDIYVELR encoded by the coding sequence ATGATGGAATCAAATTTTCGTGGTAAGATAGGCATCTCCTACAAGGATTCAGAGCCAGATTGGCTTTCCCCTCCATCGTCAGACGGCACTCCAAACGTCCTTGTGATTCTTCTGGATGATACCGGATTCGGCAATCTGGGTTGCTATGGTTCGACAATCGAAACACCAAACATGGACGCCCTCGCAGCAAACGGGTTGCGGTACAACAATTTTCATGTCACGCCCCTGTGTTCCCCGACCCGAGCCTCTCTGTTAACCGGCCGTAACCACCATGCCGTTGGTATGTCGACGATTGTCGATGGCGGTGATGCTGGGTTTCCCAACCGTCGAAGTCGCGTGAGCCGACACGCAGCTACCCTGGCAGAGATGCTGAGCGAAGAAGGCTTCGCCACCTTTGCCCTGGGCAAATGGCACCTTAACCCCAGCACACAGAACTCGGCTGGTGGATCTCACGCCGAATGGCCATTGCAACGCGGGTTCGATCGCTTCTACGGCTTCCTGCCGGGTGCTACCGACCAGTTCTATCCAGAACTGACCTATGACAATCATCCAGTGTCGCCTTCAAAAACACCAGAAGAGGGCTATCACCTCACAGAAGACCTGGTAGATCACGCCATCGAGTTTGTCAATGACCTCAAGGCCATGCGTCCAGAAACACCGTTCTTCATGTATTTTGCGCCAGGGGCTATGCATAACCCACATCAAGCGCCGAAAGAATACATCGAAAAATACCGCGGTCGTTTTGACGAGGGATGGGACGTCATCCGCGAGCGCTATTTCCAAAAGCAAACCGAACTTGGGATTATTCCCGACGGCACTCGCCTGCCACCCAGGAATCCCGGAGTACAACCGTGGGAAACACTGAGCCAGAATGAGAAAAATTTCGTGTGCCGGCTGCAGGAAACATGGGCAGGTTTCCTCGAACATACAGATGCACAGATCGGACGCTTGATCGAACATCTGCGCGCCATCGACCAGTTGGACAACACACTCCTGATCCTCACCGCCGACAACGGCACCAGCCAAAACGGTGGTCCTTATGGTGTTATGAACATCGGACCCAGCCCCCTGCGCAATGCCACAAACGATGGGCAGACTATAGGCGGGAAAACCGGTCGCGCTTTACCAGAAGAAGACTTTGATGCCATACAGGAAAAGCTGGATGATATCGGAAGCCCACACAGCTACACCGATATCCCCTGGGGTTGGGCTCAGGTCGGCAACACACCCTTGCCCTGGTATAAACAGGATACACACGCAGGGGGTGTACGGGTGCCGATGATTATTCATTATCCACTATCCATAAAAGATGCTGGCGGTGTAAGGGGGCAGTTCCACTTCGTTTCAGATCTCACACCGACAATACTTGAAGTACTCAATTTACAACCTCGGTCGTGCTACCGTGGATACGATCAGATGCCTATTACGGGAACGAGCATGGCCTACACTTTTGACGACAGAGATTGCCCTACGCAAAAACCTGTTCAGTATTTTGAAATGATGGGCAACCGTGCGCTCTGGCTCGACGGCTGGATGGCCGTTACCAGACACGACCCAGACGACGATTATAATGATGACGAATGGGAATTATATTATCTTGATGAAGATTTTTCGCAATCCAATAACCTCGCAAAGGCCGAGCCAGACCAACTGAAAAAGCTGATTGAAAGATGGTGGGTAGAAGCCGGACGCTATGGCGTCTTGCCTCTGCGCTCTGGGCTGCCACCGCGCCCCACCACTGCGGAACCCGATTCGCTGACGTATCATTTTGTTCCGCCAATGGCTCGCATTGCATCAAAACAATCGCCCGCCCTGGAACAGGGGAACTGGTCATTAACTGCCGAAGTTGAGATCCTGCCAGAAACCGAAGGCGTCATCTATGCCCAGGGAAAATCCCTCGATGGATTTTCTTTATTTATACAGAATGGCACCCTGTGCTTTGTGTATAACGCGCTGGGTCAAACAATCTCAGGTCGTTCCACAACGACGCTTCCCAATGGTCGTATTACCGTGGGCGCTGCGTTCGAAACAGCCGACGATGGCACGGGAACCATCACGCTCACGGGAGATGGCGAGACAATCGGTTCGATCCAAATTCCAGACGCCACACGCAGGTCAAAGATGCGCGGTGTAGAAGTCGGTCGCAACCGACATTCACCCATCGCGAGCGTTTATCGTACACCTTTTGAATTCACTGGCGTTATCCATTTTGTAGATATATACGTAGAACTCAGGTGA